In Flavobacterium sp. N1736, the following are encoded in one genomic region:
- a CDS encoding FeoA family protein, whose protein sequence is MQNTIHTLKKGEKAIIKDFDIDLIPLKLLEMGCLPGNLVELLQIAPFGDPLYLDINGSHVAIRVETAREIEVELIKTNL, encoded by the coding sequence TTGCAAAATACAATTCACACTCTGAAAAAAGGCGAGAAAGCCATTATCAAAGATTTTGACATCGATCTTATTCCTCTAAAATTATTAGAAATGGGATGTTTGCCGGGCAACTTAGTCGAATTACTTCAAATTGCTCCTTTTGGAGATCCTTTATATCTTGACATTAACGGCTCGCATGTTGCGATTCGTGTTGAAACTGCTCGTGAAATTGAAGTTGAACTTATCAAAACCAATTTATAA
- a CDS encoding DMT family transporter — translation MRAKIQSAFSGKIEAIGLPILALCWVSFFWGTTWLASKEGVKHMPGLQLATIRQFLGGILYVGYFLLKKEPWPKGKQWRTILVLAILNFALSNGLSTWGVKYISSGLGAIISAIFPIWIIIINFFHGERVAKLAITGILICFGGICIIFIDHLADFLRPDFQFGIILTIASTISWAFGILHTKKKAASFNPYFSLGLQMLISSVLLLVITEASGTNIPLNEIPSQSWWAIGYLVIIGSVLTFIAFIYSLQHLPTEISSIYVYINPIVAMVLGAIIFGENLTSAIAVGSVVTLIGLYLVNKSIRKTKVK, via the coding sequence GTGAGAGCAAAAATTCAGAGTGCATTTTCGGGAAAAATAGAAGCGATCGGTCTTCCAATTTTGGCTTTATGCTGGGTAAGTTTTTTTTGGGGAACTACCTGGCTGGCTTCAAAAGAAGGCGTAAAACATATGCCGGGTTTACAGCTGGCAACTATACGACAGTTTTTAGGCGGAATTCTATATGTTGGTTATTTTCTTCTAAAAAAAGAACCGTGGCCAAAAGGCAAACAATGGCGCACTATTCTGGTTTTGGCAATTTTAAATTTTGCTTTAAGTAACGGTTTAAGTACATGGGGCGTAAAATATATCAGCAGCGGATTAGGCGCTATTATCAGTGCGATTTTTCCAATATGGATTATCATAATTAATTTTTTTCATGGTGAAAGAGTTGCTAAACTTGCCATAACGGGAATTCTAATTTGCTTTGGAGGAATTTGTATCATTTTCATCGACCATTTGGCTGATTTCCTAAGACCTGATTTTCAATTCGGAATCATCCTGACGATTGCTTCAACAATATCCTGGGCTTTTGGAATTTTACATACTAAGAAAAAAGCAGCAAGTTTTAATCCCTATTTTAGTTTAGGATTACAAATGCTGATTTCGAGTGTACTGCTTCTTGTAATTACGGAAGCTTCGGGAACTAATATTCCGTTAAACGAAATTCCGTCTCAATCATGGTGGGCAATTGGTTATCTGGTTATTATTGGTTCGGTTTTAACGTTCATTGCTTTTATTTATTCGCTGCAGCATCTTCCAACAGAAATTAGCAGTATTTATGTTTACATTAATCCAATCGTTGCGATGGTTTTGGGCGCTATTATTTTCGGTGAAAACCTTACTTCTGCCATTGCAGTTGGTTCCGTTGTAACTTTAATTGGGTTATATCTGGTTAATAAGTCGATTAGAAAAACTAAAGTAAAATGA
- a CDS encoding lysophospholipid acyltransferase family protein has translation MQKIISYPISVIYYLIFSSVLLVFHPIQWFCLNVFGYQAHKKSVDYLNFWLLRCTNLVGTTYKIENRETIPTDVPLIFVSNHQSMYDIIAMIWYFRRFHCKFVSKKELGSGIPSVSYNLRHGGSVLIDRKDPKQAIPVIKGLSEYIEKHKRSAVIFPEGTRSKTGKPKEFAQNGLKILCKYAPSAYVVPVSINNSWKMVKFGLFPVGLGNHLTFTVHKALAVKNYDFAELIALTEKAVVEGVNEYK, from the coding sequence ATGCAAAAAATAATTTCGTATCCCATATCCGTAATTTACTATTTGATCTTTAGTTCAGTTTTATTGGTTTTTCATCCAATACAATGGTTTTGCCTAAATGTTTTTGGTTATCAGGCGCACAAAAAAAGCGTCGATTATTTAAACTTTTGGTTATTAAGATGCACAAACCTTGTTGGAACAACGTATAAAATTGAAAACAGAGAGACAATTCCTACTGATGTACCTTTGATTTTTGTCTCAAATCATCAAAGTATGTACGATATTATAGCAATGATTTGGTATTTTAGACGATTTCATTGTAAATTTGTAAGTAAGAAAGAGTTAGGCAGCGGAATCCCGAGCGTATCATACAATTTACGCCACGGAGGATCTGTGCTAATCGACCGTAAAGACCCGAAACAAGCGATTCCTGTAATCAAAGGCTTGTCTGAATATATTGAAAAACATAAAAGATCTGCAGTAATATTTCCCGAAGGCACGCGTAGCAAAACCGGAAAGCCTAAAGAATTTGCCCAAAATGGTTTAAAGATATTATGTAAATACGCACCGTCAGCATACGTTGTTCCGGTGAGTATTAATAATTCATGGAAAATGGTAAAGTTTGGTCTTTTTCCGGTAGGTTTAGGAAATCATCTTACCTTTACCGTTCATAAAGCTTTGGCAGTAAAAAATTATGATTTTGCCGAGTTAATAGCTTTGACCGAAAAAGCAGTAGTAGAAGGAGTAAATGAGTATAAATAG
- a CDS encoding acyl-ACP desaturase → MSIKNIRLEVMQFLEKNVDSFVEQYLIPVEKIWQPSDFLPNSEGDNFFEEVRELREIAKELPYDFWVTLVGDTITEEALPTYESWLMDVEGVNQVENGGNGWSKWIRQWTGEENRHGDLLNKYLYLSGRVNMREIEMTTQHLINDGFDIGTGSDPYKNFVYTSFQELATYVSHNRVAQMAKKFGDNKLSKMCKMIAGDEMRHHHAYSEFVTRIFAVDPSEMMLAFQYMMKQKIVMPAHFLRESGQKISSAFEQFSDSAQRIGVYTANDYVDIMQKLIDKWEIDKISNLTDEAEKARDYLMKLPSRMARISERIVIPQESHIFKWVEPARL, encoded by the coding sequence ATGTCTATAAAAAACATTAGATTAGAAGTTATGCAGTTTTTAGAAAAAAACGTGGATAGCTTCGTAGAACAGTATTTAATTCCAGTAGAAAAAATTTGGCAGCCGTCAGATTTTCTGCCTAATTCTGAAGGAGATAATTTCTTTGAGGAGGTTAGAGAATTACGTGAAATTGCCAAAGAATTACCATATGATTTCTGGGTAACACTTGTAGGTGATACAATCACCGAAGAAGCTTTGCCAACATACGAATCCTGGTTAATGGATGTAGAAGGAGTAAATCAGGTTGAAAATGGTGGAAACGGTTGGTCTAAGTGGATTAGACAATGGACCGGAGAAGAAAACCGTCACGGAGATTTACTAAATAAATACCTGTATTTGTCTGGTCGTGTAAACATGCGTGAAATCGAAATGACAACACAGCATTTAATCAACGACGGTTTTGATATTGGAACCGGTTCTGATCCGTATAAAAACTTTGTTTATACCAGTTTTCAGGAATTAGCAACCTATGTTTCGCACAATAGAGTAGCCCAAATGGCTAAGAAATTTGGTGATAACAAATTATCGAAAATGTGTAAAATGATTGCCGGAGACGAAATGCGTCACCACCATGCATACAGTGAATTTGTTACCCGTATTTTTGCAGTAGATCCAAGCGAAATGATGTTAGCGTTTCAATATATGATGAAACAAAAAATCGTAATGCCAGCACATTTTTTAAGAGAATCCGGTCAAAAAATAAGCTCAGCTTTTGAGCAATTTTCTGATTCTGCACAACGTATCGGTGTTTACACGGCAAATGATTATGTAGACATCATGCAAAAATTGATCGACAAATGGGAAATTGACAAGATTTCTAATTTAACAGATGAAGCCGAAAAAGCACGTGATTATTTAATGAAATTGCCATCTCGTATGGCCAGAATCTCAGAGAGAATAGTAATTCCACAGGAATCACACATCTTTAAATGGGTAGAACCAGCTAGATTGTAA
- a CDS encoding OmpA family protein, which yields MKLCKVFLFFFTFYLSAQQKTIETIFFDFDKFDLTEQQTGVVTNFIKKIDTSKVESIQIYGYCDDRGDDDYNFKLSNNRVNTIQELLVSKGFNQSKIIILEGKGRVIVKPDTVENLSETRSKNRRVDLIVVNRNSFGKGVYNSFKNKLKVGDKIYLESILFDLGSAKLTHNSKKELDKIASILQDKKNIQFEIRGHVCCTPEIYSDGIDKDTKERRLSWNRAKTVFKYLISKRISSGRMTFQGCGNKYPLGKGDNYDRRVEFCITKL from the coding sequence ATGAAACTTTGTAAAGTCTTCTTGTTTTTCTTTACTTTCTATTTATCGGCTCAGCAAAAAACAATTGAAACTATATTTTTTGATTTCGATAAATTTGATCTTACTGAACAGCAAACAGGCGTTGTTACGAATTTTATAAAAAAAATAGATACTTCAAAAGTAGAGTCAATACAAATCTACGGTTACTGTGATGATCGCGGAGATGACGATTACAACTTCAAATTGTCTAATAACAGGGTTAATACAATTCAGGAGTTACTGGTTTCGAAAGGTTTTAATCAAAGTAAAATCATCATTCTTGAGGGCAAAGGCCGTGTTATTGTAAAACCGGATACGGTTGAAAATCTTAGTGAAACACGATCTAAAAATCGGCGGGTTGATTTAATCGTCGTAAACAGAAACAGCTTTGGCAAGGGCGTTTATAATTCATTTAAAAACAAACTAAAAGTTGGCGACAAAATCTATCTGGAAAGCATCTTATTTGATCTTGGAAGCGCAAAACTAACGCACAATTCTAAAAAAGAATTAGATAAAATTGCTTCTATTTTACAAGATAAAAAGAATATTCAGTTTGAAATAAGAGGTCATGTTTGTTGTACTCCCGAAATTTATAGCGACGGAATTGACAAAGATACCAAAGAAAGAAGGCTTTCCTGGAATCGTGCCAAGACCGTTTTTAAATACCTGATATCAAAAAGAATCTCTTCGGGCAGAATGACTTTTCAGGGTTGCGGAAATAAATATCCTTTGGGAAAAGGCGATAATTATGACCGACGTGTGGAGTTTTGCATTACTAAACTTTGA
- a CDS encoding HD domain-containing protein, with product MNNTDLINKTISFVKEKLNDAEGGHDWFHIERVYKNALLIAKDTNCDLVVVQLGALLHDIADSKFHNGDETIGPKTARLFLESENVSEDVIQHVVNIIENISYKGGNFEKKFSSIELDIVQDADRLDAIGAIGVARAFNYGGFKNRSLYDPEIAPISNMTKEEYKKNNAPTINHFYEKLLLLKDKMNTETGKQIAAERHRFMESFLAQFYAEWEGVK from the coding sequence ATGAATAATACCGATCTAATAAACAAAACAATTTCATTCGTAAAAGAAAAACTCAATGATGCCGAAGGCGGACACGACTGGTTTCATATTGAGCGTGTGTATAAAAATGCACTTTTGATTGCAAAAGACACCAATTGTGATTTGGTTGTAGTGCAATTAGGCGCGTTGCTTCATGATATTGCCGATAGTAAATTTCATAACGGAGACGAAACAATCGGACCAAAAACGGCGCGTTTGTTTTTAGAATCTGAAAATGTTTCAGAAGACGTTATTCAGCATGTGGTAAACATCATCGAAAACATCTCTTATAAAGGCGGAAATTTCGAAAAGAAGTTCTCGTCTATAGAATTGGATATTGTTCAGGATGCAGATCGCTTAGATGCAATTGGGGCAATTGGTGTAGCAAGAGCCTTTAATTATGGCGGATTTAAAAACAGATCTTTATACGACCCTGAAATTGCGCCAATATCGAATATGACAAAAGAAGAATATAAAAAGAATAATGCACCAACAATAAATCATTTCTACGAAAAGCTTTTACTTTTAAAAGACAAAATGAATACCGAAACCGGAAAACAAATCGCCGCAGAAAGACATCGTTTTATGGAATCATTTTTGGCGCAGTTCTATGCAGAATGGGAAGGAGTTAAATAA
- a CDS encoding S41 family peptidase, whose product MATFFKRKIIIPTVAAAFLFIGTSFKDDFFEIAKQIEIFTTLFKAVNTNYVDETNPGDLMDKAIKSMLGSLDPYTVYFNEQDVVNFKINNTGEYTGIGAMIARKKDRLIVREPYKNYPADKAGLKAGDEIIQIGDVLIADFKDDASQLLKGTKNTKITIKYLRQGKTFTTELVLDEVDIKSVPFYGKIDDKTGYIVLAHFSRKAAVEVREALEKLKADGATQIVLDLRGNPGGLLNEAIDICNLFVPKNEVIVTTKSRIEKHNNTYKTQNQPIDTEIPLAILVNGRSASASEIVSGALQDLDRAVILGSRSFGKGLVQRSVDLTYGTQLKVTISRYYTPSGRCIQALDYAHKDKNGVAVKTDSKNFNAFKTRKGRTVYDGGGVLPDIELDEAKMSPITTALLKNDGIFDYATSYYYKNPNLGDKIPVLTDADYTSFKQYLKTNKITFDTETEVALKNTLAAAKNEKIDETIAPEYQQLLNALEKSETTLLDKNQKEIKNLIQEELIKRYQYQEGLYQFYIKNNSEIKKAVSVLNNQTEYKTILKM is encoded by the coding sequence ATGGCTACTTTTTTCAAAAGAAAAATCATTATACCAACTGTTGCGGCGGCATTTCTATTTATTGGAACCAGTTTCAAGGACGACTTCTTTGAAATTGCCAAGCAAATAGAAATCTTTACAACTTTATTTAAAGCTGTAAATACGAATTATGTAGACGAAACAAATCCGGGTGATTTGATGGACAAAGCCATTAAAAGCATGTTGGGAAGTTTAGATCCATACACGGTTTACTTTAATGAACAGGATGTTGTAAATTTCAAAATCAACAATACGGGAGAATATACCGGAATTGGTGCTATGATCGCCAGAAAGAAAGACCGTTTAATTGTTCGTGAACCTTATAAAAATTATCCTGCTGATAAAGCCGGACTAAAAGCGGGTGATGAAATTATTCAGATTGGCGATGTTTTAATTGCTGATTTTAAAGATGATGCTTCGCAATTATTGAAGGGAACAAAAAACACTAAGATTACTATAAAATACCTTCGTCAGGGAAAAACTTTTACTACTGAATTGGTTTTGGATGAGGTTGATATTAAATCAGTTCCATTTTATGGTAAAATTGATGACAAAACGGGTTATATCGTTTTGGCTCATTTTAGCCGAAAAGCTGCTGTTGAAGTAAGGGAAGCTCTTGAAAAATTAAAAGCTGACGGGGCGACGCAAATTGTACTGGATTTAAGAGGAAATCCGGGTGGTTTATTAAACGAAGCTATTGATATTTGTAATTTGTTTGTTCCGAAAAATGAAGTTATCGTAACAACAAAGTCAAGAATTGAAAAACACAACAATACTTATAAAACGCAAAACCAGCCTATAGATACCGAAATTCCGCTGGCAATTTTGGTAAACGGAAGAAGTGCATCTGCATCAGAAATTGTTTCGGGGGCTTTACAGGATTTAGATCGTGCCGTAATTTTAGGAAGCCGCAGTTTTGGTAAAGGTTTGGTACAACGATCTGTAGATTTGACTTACGGAACTCAGCTTAAAGTAACTATTTCCAGATATTACACACCTTCGGGCAGATGTATTCAGGCTTTGGATTATGCTCATAAAGACAAAAATGGCGTTGCCGTAAAAACAGATTCTAAAAACTTTAATGCTTTTAAAACCAGAAAAGGCAGAACGGTTTATGATGGCGGAGGAGTTTTACCGGATATTGAATTGGATGAAGCAAAAATGAGTCCTATTACGACTGCTTTATTGAAGAATGACGGGATCTTTGATTATGCTACAAGCTATTATTATAAAAATCCAAATTTAGGCGATAAAATCCCGGTTCTAACAGATGCGGATTACACCAGCTTTAAACAATATTTAAAAACGAACAAGATTACTTTTGATACTGAAACTGAAGTTGCTTTAAAAAATACTTTGGCTGCAGCCAAAAACGAAAAAATAGATGAAACGATCGCACCGGAATATCAGCAGTTATTAAACGCCTTAGAGAAAAGTGAAACCACTTTATTGGACAAGAACCAAAAAGAAATTAAAAACCTGATTCAGGAAGAACTGATTAAGAGATACCAATATCAGGAAGGTCTATATCAATTTTACATTAAAAACAATTCAGAAATTAAGAAAGCGGTGAGCGTTTTAAATAATCAAACTGAGTATAAAACCATTTTAAAAATGTAA
- a CDS encoding FeoB-associated Cys-rich membrane protein, with amino-acid sequence MIQEIISFVILFIAVGFLIKKFFWKSKKKKDCGDGNCGCS; translated from the coding sequence ATGATTCAGGAAATTATCTCTTTTGTAATATTGTTTATCGCTGTTGGTTTTTTAATCAAAAAGTTCTTTTGGAAATCTAAAAAGAAAAAAGACTGCGGCGACGGAAATTGTGGATGTTCTTAG
- the feoB gene encoding ferrous iron transport protein B encodes MSIQNINVALIGNPNTGKTSVFNQLTGLNQQVGNYPGITVEKKIGFCKLPHNIKANILDLPGTYSLNASSMDESVVIELLLNKNDKLYPDVAVVVTDVENLKRNLLIYTQIKDLEIPTILVINMSDRMERKGITLDIPFLEEKLKTKIALVSSRKGFGIEELKELIVSYKTIPHEACLNSSVIDAEYFEKLQHAFPNQLLYKLWLVITQDVNFSNLDRNEIRSTFTKSHSELKRLQQKETIKRYQFINDVLKEGLKVDASMAKDFRAKLDRVLTHKFWGYFIFLAILFVIFQSIFSWSTIPMDFIDSTFASLSSWVSSELPSGILTDLLSQGIIPGIGGVIIFIPQIAFLFLFISILEESGYMSRVVFLMDKIMRKFGLSGKSVVPLISGTACAIPAIMATRNIENWKERLITILVTPFTTCSARLPVYAIIISLVIPNKRVFGILNMQGLSLMLLYLLGFGTAILSAYILNKILKQDNKTYFVVEMPSYKMPLLKNVGINVVEKTKAFIVGAGKIILAISVILWFLASYGPGKNFNEAETIVKERFVNNPLDQVAFENEVASQKLENSYIGIMGKAIEPAIAPLGYDWKIGIAIISSFAAREVFVGTLATIYSVGNSDNETTIKSKMQEEVNPETGKKIFNFASGISLLLFYAFAMQCASTLAITKKETNSWKWPAMQLVLMSGLAYFVALLAYQLLK; translated from the coding sequence ATGAGCATTCAAAATATTAATGTCGCCCTTATCGGGAATCCTAATACAGGAAAAACGTCTGTTTTTAATCAGCTTACAGGTTTAAATCAGCAAGTTGGGAATTATCCCGGAATTACGGTTGAGAAAAAAATAGGTTTCTGTAAACTACCTCATAATATAAAAGCTAACATTCTGGATTTACCCGGAACGTATAGTCTGAATGCGAGTTCGATGGACGAAAGTGTTGTTATTGAACTTTTGCTGAATAAAAATGATAAATTATATCCGGATGTAGCGGTTGTTGTTACAGATGTTGAAAATCTGAAACGAAACTTATTGATTTACACTCAGATTAAAGATCTTGAAATTCCGACGATTTTAGTTATTAATATGTCTGATCGTATGGAAAGAAAGGGAATTACTTTAGATATTCCGTTTCTTGAAGAAAAGCTAAAAACTAAAATTGCTTTGGTAAGTTCCCGTAAAGGTTTTGGAATTGAGGAATTAAAAGAATTAATTGTTTCTTATAAAACCATTCCGCACGAAGCTTGCTTAAATTCATCTGTTATTGATGCAGAATATTTTGAAAAACTACAACATGCTTTTCCGAATCAATTATTATACAAATTGTGGCTGGTGATTACGCAGGATGTGAACTTTTCGAATTTGGACCGAAATGAAATTCGAAGCACTTTTACCAAATCGCATTCTGAGTTAAAGCGTTTACAGCAAAAAGAAACCATTAAAAGATATCAGTTTATCAATGATGTTTTAAAAGAAGGTTTAAAGGTTGACGCCTCAATGGCAAAAGATTTCAGAGCAAAACTGGATCGTGTTTTAACGCATAAATTTTGGGGCTATTTTATTTTCCTTGCCATTCTGTTTGTTATTTTCCAGTCTATTTTTAGCTGGTCAACAATTCCAATGGATTTCATAGACAGTACTTTTGCTTCGTTAAGCAGCTGGGTTTCCTCAGAATTACCCAGCGGAATTTTAACTGATTTACTATCGCAGGGAATTATACCGGGAATTGGCGGTGTTATTATATTTATTCCGCAAATTGCTTTCTTGTTTTTGTTTATTTCAATTCTCGAAGAAAGCGGTTATATGAGTCGGGTTGTGTTTTTGATGGATAAAATAATGCGCAAGTTTGGGCTTTCAGGAAAAAGTGTTGTGCCTTTAATTTCAGGAACTGCGTGTGCGATTCCGGCAATTATGGCAACGAGAAATATCGAAAACTGGAAAGAACGCCTTATTACGATCTTGGTAACGCCTTTCACGACTTGTTCTGCAAGATTACCTGTTTATGCGATTATAATTTCTTTGGTAATTCCAAATAAGCGTGTTTTTGGAATTTTAAATATGCAGGGATTATCCTTAATGTTATTGTATTTATTGGGTTTTGGAACTGCAATTTTATCTGCCTATATATTGAATAAAATATTAAAACAAGATAACAAAACGTATTTCGTGGTTGAAATGCCAAGTTATAAAATGCCTTTACTCAAAAACGTTGGAATTAATGTTGTGGAGAAAACGAAGGCTTTTATTGTTGGTGCGGGTAAAATCATTCTTGCTATATCTGTTATCTTGTGGTTTTTGGCTTCGTACGGACCCGGGAAAAATTTCAATGAAGCTGAAACTATTGTAAAGGAAAGATTTGTAAATAACCCTCTAGACCAGGTTGCATTTGAAAATGAAGTTGCTTCTCAAAAATTAGAAAATTCTTATATCGGAATTATGGGTAAAGCAATCGAACCTGCCATTGCGCCTTTGGGTTACGATTGGAAAATTGGAATTGCCATTATTAGTTCGTTTGCAGCGCGTGAAGTTTTTGTGGGAACTCTGGCAACAATTTACAGCGTTGGAAATAGTGATAATGAAACGACTATAAAAAGTAAAATGCAGGAAGAAGTAAATCCTGAAACAGGAAAAAAGATATTCAATTTTGCTTCGGGAATTTCGTTATTACTTTTTTATGCTTTTGCCATGCAATGCGCCAGTACTTTGGCTATTACAAAAAAAGAAACCAATTCGTGGAAATGGCCTGCAATGCAGCTGGTTTTAATGAGCGGACTGGCTTATTTTGTGGCACTTTTAGCTTATCAACTTTTAAAATAA
- the rnpA gene encoding ribonuclease P protein component, whose amino-acid sequence MNFTYPKSERLKSKTTIGLLFSEGKSVSKYPLRLVYRHAEADSEEKIKIGVSVSKKYFKKAVDRNYFKRVLRETYRLNKHLLWDNLEEPYSLMFFYQTKDRLSYDEINVKTIQLFEKFLLQVNKTPDSETKSEL is encoded by the coding sequence ATGAACTTTACTTACCCAAAAAGCGAACGCTTAAAAAGCAAAACAACGATTGGATTACTTTTCTCTGAAGGGAAATCGGTTTCTAAATATCCGTTGCGTTTGGTTTACCGTCATGCGGAAGCTGATTCAGAAGAAAAAATTAAGATTGGTGTTTCGGTTTCAAAGAAATATTTCAAAAAAGCCGTTGACCGCAACTACTTCAAACGTGTTTTAAGAGAAACGTACCGATTAAACAAACATTTGCTTTGGGATAATCTTGAAGAACCGTATTCCCTGATGTTTTTTTATCAGACAAAAGATCGTTTATCTTATGATGAAATCAACGTTAAAACGATTCAGTTGTTTGAGAAATTTCTCTTACAAGTGAATAAAACTCCCGATTCTGAAACCAAATCTGAATTGTAA
- a CDS encoding SCO family protein, producing MKSFLYKYRKFFIVLIVFSVVTISLFYSALKPQKTLPIYNPADVNPELVDSTIQYKSKYHTIADFSFVNQNGDTITQKNYEGKIYVADFFFTTCGSICPKMTTNLEEVQKAVLNNPKVMLLSHTVFPEVDSIPVLKEYAIKHHVVDSKWNLVTGDKKEIYTMARKSYLAVKLGRPDQLYDMVHTENFVLVDQKRRVRGFYDGTNKEDMNRLLEDINFLCQE from the coding sequence ATGAAATCGTTTCTTTACAAATACCGTAAATTCTTTATTGTTTTAATTGTTTTTTCGGTTGTCACTATATCTCTGTTTTATTCGGCCTTAAAGCCACAAAAGACTTTACCAATTTACAATCCTGCCGATGTAAATCCTGAATTGGTTGACAGTACGATTCAATATAAAAGCAAATACCACACAATTGCTGATTTTTCGTTTGTAAACCAAAACGGTGATACTATAACTCAGAAAAATTATGAAGGCAAAATTTATGTTGCCGACTTCTTCTTTACAACTTGCGGATCTATTTGCCCAAAAATGACAACTAATCTTGAAGAAGTTCAAAAAGCGGTTTTGAATAATCCGAAAGTGATGTTACTTTCACATACCGTTTTTCCAGAAGTTGACAGTATTCCGGTTTTAAAAGAATATGCGATCAAACATCATGTTGTAGACAGCAAGTGGAATTTGGTTACCGGCGATAAAAAAGAAATCTATACAATGGCAAGAAAATCGTATTTAGCTGTAAAACTTGGAAGACCAGATCAATTGTACGATATGGTTCATACGGAGAATTTTGTTTTGGTAGATCAAAAACGCCGTGTTCGCGGATTTTATGACGGAACAAATAAAGAGGATATGAATCGTCTATTAGAAGATATCAATTTCTTGTGTCAGGAATAA